In Pseudobacter ginsenosidimutans, the following are encoded in one genomic region:
- a CDS encoding efflux RND transporter periplasmic adaptor subunit, whose amino-acid sequence MNRLLPTRPIDHRLRTSSAPAMKSTPIATSLLLILSLPLMIFLHACASRANEPAPSASTAIAAAPGIPADAHVVTPGEVKQLLEITGTLAANQEVAISSELTKKVVSVPVREGNIVAKGTLLFQLDDADLQAQLERLRQQEKLAALNEGRMKDLIAHDAASQQDYDQAATNLAVLKAEIRALQTTIDKTRIRAPFSGRIGIIRTYPGALVSPSAPLTTIVDDAQLKVEFSVPEKYATLVTPGKAQTFTVEGDSTEYKATVTSKESFVDQSTRTLMVRALAPNPKNKLVVGQSARLAIALRTSGDALQIPSQSLMPSSQGYSVFLLKSGKAALTPVVVGQRDANNVQITSGIHIGDTVIVSNQLRLSPNADVRIVNIK is encoded by the coding sequence ATGAACCGCTTATTACCGACCAGACCTATCGATCACCGGCTCCGGACATCCTCCGCACCGGCTATGAAATCAACTCCGATTGCCACCAGCCTTTTACTCATACTGAGCCTTCCCCTGATGATCTTCCTGCATGCCTGTGCCAGCCGTGCCAATGAACCGGCGCCTTCCGCCAGTACAGCCATCGCTGCCGCACCCGGCATTCCCGCAGATGCGCATGTGGTAACACCAGGAGAAGTGAAACAGCTCCTCGAGATCACCGGCACCCTGGCCGCCAACCAGGAAGTAGCCATCTCCAGCGAGCTGACCAAAAAGGTGGTGAGCGTTCCCGTTAGAGAAGGAAATATTGTTGCCAAAGGCACTTTGCTCTTCCAACTGGATGATGCAGACCTCCAGGCACAACTGGAAAGGCTCCGTCAACAGGAAAAACTTGCCGCCCTCAATGAAGGTCGCATGAAAGACCTGATTGCACACGATGCCGCTTCGCAACAGGACTATGACCAGGCAGCCACCAATCTGGCCGTGTTGAAAGCAGAGATCCGTGCCTTGCAGACCACTATAGACAAAACCAGGATCCGCGCACCTTTCAGTGGACGGATCGGTATCATCCGCACGTATCCCGGTGCACTGGTCAGCCCCAGCGCTCCACTCACTACCATTGTGGACGATGCGCAGTTGAAAGTGGAATTCTCTGTTCCTGAAAAATATGCCACATTGGTTACTCCAGGAAAAGCGCAAACCTTTACAGTGGAAGGTGACAGTACCGAATACAAAGCAACCGTGACCTCCAAGGAATCCTTTGTTGATCAGTCTACCAGAACCCTGATGGTGAGGGCGCTTGCACCCAACCCGAAGAATAAACTGGTAGTAGGACAAAGCGCCAGGCTGGCCATAGCACTGCGCACATCCGGAGACGCACTGCAGATCCCCAGCCAGAGCCTGATGCCTTCTTCACAAGGATATTCCGTTTTCCTGCTGAAAAGTGGAAAAGCAGCATTGACCCCTGTAGTGGTAGGACAACGTGATGCCAACAATGTACAGATCACCAGTGGAATTCACATAGGCGACACCGTTATAGTCAGTAACCAGCTCCGCCTGAGTCCCAATGCTGATGTGCGCATCGTGAACATCAAATAG
- a CDS encoding ArsR/SmtB family transcription factor: MELKKVEKISKALADPNRLQILKSLHKKQSCLYCSDINEIIDLTQPSISHHLKQLTEAELIISEKEGRNVKYTMNNKVIDQYVHFLVALKV; the protein is encoded by the coding sequence ATGGAACTTAAAAAAGTAGAGAAAATCTCTAAAGCGCTGGCTGATCCCAACAGACTTCAGATACTGAAATCCCTCCACAAGAAGCAAAGTTGTCTGTACTGTTCAGATATTAACGAAATTATAGACCTTACACAGCCGTCTATCTCCCATCACCTCAAACAACTCACTGAGGCAGAGCTGATCATATCGGAAAAAGAAGGCCGTAATGTGAAATATACCATGAACAATAAAGTGATCGACCAGTACGTACACTTCCTGGTAGCCCTCAAGGTGTAA
- a CDS encoding integrin alpha has translation MKLWKFYTVLLVSPFLTIDPNYAQSTWSRTQLNANGIPELSSSKHQLPASASANWYAQIADHIQQLENKFYPSAQQKHFRVANSANRLAFDISPKGYTVQQVQEQYQEVGWKMHFNILGAYRKNSFWTPGSYCTPHTDKDMLRYSYNNIEVQYTNNNAGLRQNFVIRQKPSGKGKIQIRIAIDGNLKPVLQNNRLQFQTKDSLQQTVLLYEDLKVWDNQYKSLPAAMKLKGNILTLEVDDSGAQYPVTIDPINKAADWKTNTNGLLAGLGLTGPQILSSLYGYAVCGVGDVNNDGYGDVAVSAPGLIGVLNGNSLASVGAVFVYYGTPTGLSETPAKTLQPNTAVAGALFGLSIDAGDVTGDGINDIVVGAPLDHLELSLGLLGNIDGTVGKVYVFPGGNQAATNPTNFLTLNMNASHVTGISIKANALFGFSVAVTEDLNNDGKQDIIVGTPAFVKVDLILLSTTTGGAFVFLTDKNSNKFSSIVQLDPPSFNLLGILNVPLLSGISGLMFGFSVDGVGDFNNDGAPDVVVGAPAGVNISSLTNILNGQILGGTAYVYYGKTNKTGINSSIGTRLEAASTGLLSNAANFFGMKVKGMRGIDGKRNGNIVVGAPLGGLLSNALSLNIKTGNVHFFKQKASGFKGVMANADQVLESPRPSNLLQGLFSGTLQLSLLFGTAIDNAYDMNGDGYADIVVGEPLSSGVNLGMLQTNLVGGSTYVYYGNENGTFNTKPGFEVSATYGDEFLSVNATALFGYSVTAVQKITDPAKAALTAGKAAPLSSVPNGSSRLVIGSPLSALDFSSSLLNLNSTLGTTLNFAAGSNGLGKAYSFDPQSTTLPVSIVSIKAALKNTAVEVSWEVREELNLNFYEVEKSADGANWNNIGMVFPWDNQQVSNTYRFSDKHPFDGMNFYRLRIVDKDGSFKYSNIVAARTGALPNSSISIAPNPVKGNIRAIFSGLPKGSYVAELRNIAGQLHLMKNINIQQADQIEFFERGHAAPGIYWLTVYDRNHQKIGTSRVIVQ, from the coding sequence ATGAAACTCTGGAAATTTTACACTGTATTGCTTGTTAGTCCGTTCCTTACCATTGATCCAAACTATGCCCAGTCAACCTGGTCACGTACCCAGCTCAATGCCAATGGCATTCCTGAGCTTAGCTCTTCAAAGCACCAGCTTCCTGCATCCGCCAGCGCCAACTGGTATGCACAGATAGCTGACCACATTCAGCAACTTGAAAACAAATTCTATCCATCTGCTCAACAAAAACATTTCCGCGTTGCCAACTCCGCCAACCGCCTGGCATTTGATATTTCCCCAAAAGGATACACCGTTCAACAGGTGCAGGAGCAATACCAGGAGGTTGGCTGGAAAATGCACTTCAATATTCTCGGCGCATACAGAAAAAATTCTTTCTGGACCCCGGGGTCTTACTGTACACCTCACACAGACAAAGACATGCTCCGCTACTCCTATAATAATATAGAAGTACAATACACCAATAACAACGCAGGGCTTCGTCAGAATTTTGTCATCCGGCAAAAACCATCGGGCAAAGGAAAAATACAAATTCGCATAGCCATCGACGGTAATCTGAAACCGGTTCTGCAAAATAACCGGCTGCAGTTCCAGACAAAAGATAGTCTGCAACAAACTGTATTGTTGTATGAAGATCTCAAAGTGTGGGACAATCAGTACAAATCACTTCCTGCTGCCATGAAGCTGAAAGGCAATATCCTTACGCTGGAAGTGGATGACAGCGGCGCACAATATCCTGTTACCATCGATCCCATCAATAAGGCAGCTGACTGGAAAACCAATACAAATGGACTTCTCGCAGGACTCGGTCTTACGGGGCCGCAGATCCTCAGCTCATTGTATGGTTATGCAGTTTGTGGAGTGGGCGATGTAAACAATGATGGCTATGGAGATGTGGCCGTATCTGCACCCGGACTGATCGGTGTACTCAATGGTAATTCACTTGCCAGCGTTGGCGCTGTGTTCGTGTATTATGGTACGCCCACCGGCCTGTCCGAAACGCCTGCCAAAACATTGCAACCGAATACTGCCGTGGCCGGCGCACTCTTCGGTCTGAGCATCGATGCAGGAGATGTAACAGGCGATGGCATTAACGATATTGTTGTTGGTGCGCCTCTCGATCACCTGGAACTATCACTTGGCTTGCTCGGAAATATCGATGGCACTGTTGGAAAAGTATATGTTTTTCCAGGCGGTAACCAGGCGGCAACCAATCCCACCAATTTCCTTACACTGAATATGAATGCCAGTCATGTTACCGGCATCAGCATCAAGGCAAATGCACTCTTCGGATTTTCAGTGGCTGTAACGGAAGATCTTAACAATGATGGAAAACAAGACATCATCGTAGGTACTCCCGCTTTTGTGAAAGTAGATCTCATCCTGCTTTCCACTACTACCGGCGGTGCATTCGTTTTCCTCACCGATAAGAACAGTAACAAATTTTCCAGCATCGTGCAACTGGATCCCCCAAGTTTCAATCTCTTGGGCATCCTCAACGTTCCGCTGCTCAGCGGCATCAGTGGACTGATGTTCGGATTCAGCGTGGACGGCGTGGGCGATTTCAATAACGATGGCGCTCCGGATGTAGTGGTAGGCGCCCCCGCAGGCGTGAACATCTCCAGCCTTACCAATATCCTGAATGGACAGATCCTGGGAGGAACTGCGTATGTATATTACGGTAAGACAAACAAGACCGGCATCAACAGCAGCATTGGCACAAGACTGGAAGCTGCCTCAACCGGCCTGCTCAGCAATGCCGCCAACTTCTTTGGAATGAAAGTGAAAGGCATGCGCGGTATAGATGGAAAAAGAAATGGAAACATCGTGGTGGGTGCACCGTTAGGTGGACTTCTCTCAAACGCACTTTCTCTCAATATCAAAACCGGTAACGTACACTTCTTCAAACAAAAAGCTTCCGGTTTCAAAGGAGTCATGGCGAATGCGGACCAGGTACTGGAATCGCCCAGGCCCTCCAACCTGCTGCAGGGCTTGTTCAGCGGTACATTGCAGCTCAGCCTGCTCTTCGGTACCGCTATCGACAATGCTTATGATATGAACGGTGATGGTTATGCGGACATTGTGGTGGGAGAGCCATTATCATCCGGCGTTAATCTCGGTATGTTGCAGACCAATCTTGTGGGAGGGTCTACTTATGTCTACTACGGAAATGAGAACGGGACCTTCAACACCAAACCCGGTTTTGAAGTGTCTGCCACCTATGGCGATGAATTCCTCAGCGTTAACGCCACAGCGCTTTTCGGTTACAGTGTAACTGCAGTGCAGAAGATCACCGATCCTGCCAAAGCAGCCCTCACTGCCGGCAAAGCCGCTCCGCTGAGCTCTGTGCCTAACGGCTCTTCCAGGCTGGTAATCGGTTCTCCGCTCAGTGCACTGGACTTCAGCAGCAGCCTGCTCAACCTCAACAGCACGCTGGGCACCACTTTGAATTTCGCCGCCGGCAGCAATGGACTTGGCAAGGCATACAGCTTCGATCCACAATCAACAACACTCCCCGTTTCCATCGTTTCAATTAAAGCTGCATTAAAAAACACAGCCGTGGAAGTGAGCTGGGAAGTGCGCGAAGAACTTAACCTGAATTTTTATGAAGTTGAAAAAAGTGCAGACGGAGCTAACTGGAATAATATCGGGATGGTGTTCCCCTGGGATAATCAGCAGGTGAGCAACACCTATCGTTTCAGCGATAAACATCCATTCGATGGAATGAATTTCTATCGACTCAGGATCGTTGACAAAGATGGCAGTTTCAAATATTCCAATATCGTGGCAGCAAGAACCGGTGCACTGCCCAACAGTAGTATCAGCATTGCGCCAAATCCCGTGAAAGGCAATATCAGGGCAATTTTCAGCGGACTTCCAAAAGGCAGCTATGTAGCTGAGCTGAGGAATATTGCCGGACAATTGCACCTGATGAAAAATATCAATATCCAACAGGCAGACCAGATCGAATTCTTTGAACGCGGCCATGCTGCGCCAGGCATTTACTGGTTGACTGTTTATGACAGGAATCATCAAAAGATTGGTACAAGCAGGGTTATCGTCCAATAG
- a CDS encoding helix-turn-helix transcriptional regulator, with protein MRNYRIKFPAIDHDQEFEQLSHEMNGEVVAEDLLRVSGRLARGIVQRWQPEPAFSLRAWNLLFHQPVEFYKPGTEGADKTYTIIFILTPEHCTWQQIGAHRQYSRPNTRSTLLIADSVPMDLEITPHFPAQWIDVNVSAFWLAQQFQKANLPLESLWEKLSADNKPLVLIEPATATDNVTVNALFEAAINQSSDPQLIRTITIKLINSFLLHALRHRVQGIPATQDAHFEKIMEAEAILKAHLQKTLPNLNAIAQQVALSESTLKRHFKNIFGKSVYEYYLDKKMQLAKNLLLEKPLTVNEAAVMLGYEKVSNFIDIFKKHHGISPGSVKKKGFQSL; from the coding sequence ATGAGAAACTATAGAATCAAATTTCCTGCGATTGATCATGATCAAGAGTTTGAGCAACTGAGCCACGAAATGAATGGAGAGGTAGTGGCTGAGGACCTGTTGAGGGTATCCGGTCGCCTGGCTCGTGGTATCGTGCAAAGGTGGCAACCTGAGCCGGCCTTTTCACTTCGTGCCTGGAATCTGCTTTTCCATCAGCCGGTGGAGTTTTATAAGCCCGGAACGGAAGGGGCTGATAAAACCTATACCATCATTTTTATTCTTACGCCTGAACATTGCACCTGGCAACAGATTGGTGCGCACCGTCAATACTCCAGGCCTAATACACGCAGTACACTGCTGATTGCAGACAGTGTTCCGATGGACCTGGAGATCACGCCACATTTCCCTGCTCAATGGATAGATGTAAATGTTTCTGCCTTCTGGCTGGCACAACAGTTCCAGAAAGCAAATCTTCCATTGGAATCACTCTGGGAGAAATTAAGCGCTGATAATAAACCTCTGGTATTGATAGAACCTGCTACTGCCACAGATAATGTAACAGTAAACGCATTGTTCGAAGCGGCCATCAACCAGAGCAGTGATCCGCAATTGATCAGGACCATCACTATCAAATTGATCAATAGTTTTCTGTTGCATGCATTGCGTCACCGGGTGCAGGGAATTCCTGCCACGCAGGATGCTCACTTTGAAAAGATCATGGAAGCGGAAGCTATCTTAAAAGCGCATTTGCAAAAAACGCTTCCCAATCTCAATGCCATTGCACAACAGGTGGCGCTGAGCGAATCCACTTTGAAGCGTCACTTCAAGAATATTTTCGGCAAGAGCGTATATGAATATTATCTCGACAAAAAGATGCAACTGGCCAAGAACCTGCTGTTGGAAAAACCATTGACTGTGAATGAAGCTGCTGTGATGCTGGGATATGAGAAGGTGAGCAACTTTATCGATATTTTTAAAAAGCATCACGGGATCTCTCCCGGCAGTGTAAAAAAGAAAGGGTTTCAGAGCTTATAG